The genomic stretch TGAAACGACTTTGCAAGGAACGATGACACTTTTACGATTTCATTTAGGTTTGCGATGCACCATGACGACTGTAATTTGTTGCAATCGTTGTAATAATTACATTGGCCCTTGCAAAACATCGTGGATTCCCGTATGGCCGCGCTTACTTCCATCGGGACATCAGCTAGATACACGTCGAGAATTTTTTCCATTTGTATTTCTGGTCCTATCATCTGTAATTAATTATTGAACGAGAAAGGATTAGGCGTTGCTGTCAtagctttttttctttttatttttggtTCCGTTGACTTTAATGGACGGCTAAGACTCACGTATCCTGCCTTTTGGGCGCAGCAAACCATCGCGCAAGTTGCCTTTCTCAGACTCTCCTTATCGGCGATCTCATTGTCTTCCCAGTCTATGCTGTTCACCATGTATTTCAGATTGGCTGTAAAAACGCGGGAACATCCTCTTTAATGCTGATTTAACTAAGAAGGGCTCGTATAGGTTCGACGAGGTTAAAAATAATGGTCTGGCAAATATTGTTACGTTTTCGTCAGTCTTTTCGTCGATCTTCCTGGAGTTCTCGCTTAATGTTTTATTTAGAAATTGCTTAAACTATTAGATCTACGATGGACCGATTTGAACTGCAATTTTGCAGTAGTTGACGATATAAAATTGTcgtgtaaaatagaaatacgaTAAGTCGGAGAAATTAGTTTGGTGGTAAAAGCACGTGGGAAATACGATTTCTTAATCGTTCGTTAAAGCCGCGATTTGACAATAAATGCCGAAACGTTCGACGTTTCTGCAATATGTGATAGTTTCGGAGCAATTCAAGCGTTTACCTTTGGTAACATCCCATTCTTTAATGCATTCTAGAGTTTTCGTCACGCTGATATTGAACATCGGAGACAAGGAATCTGCTAAATACAACGTGTCGTTCGACGAGTCGTATTCGTCCACctgaaacaaaaacatattaaaACTGCATCGCTGTTAAATAATTTGGAAGCGAATGACGCCCGCCATCGTCCGCTTTTCTTCCTTTCGAATTCGAGTCACGCGAACATCGATTTCGTCCCGGCTCTAGCATTGTGCAAATAAATTAATCGAGAAATGACGTTAAAAACAAATATTATCTTATCTGGTTACTTGGAATAGTCGTACGTTAGTTCATTTGAATGTTGAAATTAATTCCTGATTAATTCGTCACCttgcaatttattcgaatgaaatttttatcgaATGTTTTATTGCATCGAATATTTCTGGAAATAAGGTATTCGACGCTGTCTATTCCCATCATGTCAACGTCTCGTTTTGCTGCGACGATAGATTTATTTTAATACGATTATTTCGA from Megalopta genalis isolate 19385.01 chromosome 16, iyMegGena1_principal, whole genome shotgun sequence encodes the following:
- the LOC117221237 gene encoding uncharacterized protein LOC117221237, with protein sequence MKSLLLLAFVAVAAVDEYDSSNDTLYLADSLSPMFNISVTKTLECIKEWDVTKANLKYMVNSIDWEDNEIADKESLRKATCAMVCCAQKAGYMIGPEIQMEKILDVYLADVPMEVSAAIRESTMFCKGQLATHNDECLDSYVFFKCLIRTCRDKFRRL